Within Pseudomonadota bacterium, the genomic segment GATCGCGTCGGGCATCATCGACGTGCCCCGTGACGAGGGCCCCCTCGGCCAGGCGACCGTACTCGAGCACCCCGCGATGAATGATGACGCCGTGCAGGGGCGCCTGGGTGTCGTTCACGCGGAAGCGCGCATCGTCGCTCTCGAGGAACCCGGTGTCTCCGACCTGCCCGCCGGATTCGGCGTAGAAGGGCGTGCGATCGAGAACGAGCTCGGCCTCCTGACCTTCCCCGATCTCGCCCACGCGAGCCTCGCCCACGATGATGGCGCGGATGCGCGACCCGCCCGTGGTGGTCTCGTGGTAGCCGGTGAAGGTCGACAGCTGCTCTGAGAGCTGGGTGTAGACCTCGCGGGTCTTCTTGGCGGCCGCCCCCTTCCAGCTCTCCCGAGCGCGCTGGCGCTGTGACTCGAGCTCGGTCTGGAACGCCGCCCAGTCGACGGTGTAGCCGCTCTGCTCGGCGATGTAGGTGATGAGGTCCTCGCGCAGGCCGTAGGTGTCGTAGAGCGTGAAGGCGTCGGCGCCGCTGATGGCGGTGCTCTCAGTCTTCCTGATGATGTCCTCGAGGCGCTTGATGCCGGACGCAAGGGTCGAGGCGAAGAGGCGGTCTTCCGTGGTCACCACCTGGCGGATGATGTCTCGCGCGGCCACCAGCTCGGGGTAGGGTCCGGCCATCAGGTCGACCACGAAGTCGGTGATCTGATGGAAGAACGGGGAGGGGAGGCCCAGGCGATGCCCGTGCCAGAGGGCGCGCCGCATGATCTTGCGCAGCACGTAGGCGCGACCGTCGTTGCCGGGAAAGATGCCGTCGGTTATGCAGAAGGCGGTGGCGCGCGCATGGTCGGCGATGACGCGCATCGAGAAGGCGTTCTCGCTGTCTTCGTCGGTGGGCACGCCGCCGGCCTCCACCGAGACGTACGGCTTCCTCGAGAGCTCGCTGATGCGGTCGATGATGGGGCGGATGAGGTCGGTCTCGTAGTTGGTGCGCTTGCCCTGCATGATGGTCGAGATGCGCTCGAGACCCATGCCGGTGTCGACCGAGGGCTTGGGCAGCGGGGTGAGCGCGCCGGTCTCGTCGCGGTAGTACTGCATGAACACGAGGTTCCAGATCTCGATGTTGTCATCGCCCGTGCCGTTGACCTTGTCGGGAGTGTTCTGCGACATGTCGTCGCCCATGAAGTAGTGGATCTCTGAGCACGGCCCGCAAGGGCCGGTCTCGCCCATCTCCCAGAAGTTCTCTTTCTCGCCGAACTTCAGGATGCGGTCGGCGGGGGCGCCCACGGCCTTCCACAGCTCACCGGCTTCGTCGTCGTCCTTGTAGATGGTGAACCAGAGCCGATCGACGGACAGGCCGTAGTGATGCACGATGAGATCCCAGGCGTACGCGATGGCTTCGCGCTTGAAGTAGTCTCCGAACGAGAAGTTGCCCAGCATCTCGAAGAAGGTGTGATGGCGCGCCGTGCGTCCTACCTCGTCGAGATCG encodes:
- a CDS encoding alanine--tRNA ligase; protein product: MSGHEIRQKFLDYFAEQGHRPVKSSPLLLPKDPTLLFANAGMNQFKDVFLGNEKRDYSRATTSQKCVRAGGKHNDLDEVGRTARHHTFFEMLGNFSFGDYFKREAIAYAWDLIVHHYGLSVDRLWFTIYKDDDEAGELWKAVGAPADRILKFGEKENFWEMGETGPCGPCSEIHYFMGDDMSQNTPDKVNGTGDDNIEIWNLVFMQYYRDETGALTPLPKPSVDTGMGLERISTIMQGKRTNYETDLIRPIIDRISELSRKPYVSVEAGGVPTDEDSENAFSMRVIADHARATAFCITDGIFPGNDGRAYVLRKIMRRALWHGHRLGLPSPFFHQITDFVVDLMAGPYPELVAARDIIRQVVTTEDRLFASTLASGIKRLEDIIRKTESTAISGADAFTLYDTYGLREDLITYIAEQSGYTVDWAAFQTELESQRQRARESWKGAAAKKTREVYTQLSEQLSTFTGYHETTTGGSRIRAIIVGEARVGEIGEGQEAELVLDRTPFYAESGGQVGDTGFLESDDARFRVNDTQAPLHGVIIHRGVLEYGRLAEGALVTGHVDDARRDRVRANHTGTHLLHAALQQVLGPHVKQAGSLVAPERLRFDFTHYAALTSDQVTEIERLVNVEILRNLSVSTDLMELEQAVESGAMALFGEKYADRVRVVSVPGFSRELCGGTHVRATGDIGLLKIVSDASVAAGVRRVEALTGVGAFNRYQALESQVGHLAQRLNTTPDALGDQIDRLSAQLKAAQRELDSLKMKMASQAAGGAVEQARDLGGVRVLAQQVENLDGGGLRNLADELLGKLKSGVVVLGQADGGKATLLVKVSDDVKGRVPAGDLLKVLAEKVGGKGGGRPDMAQGGGPDV